In Salvia splendens isolate huo1 unplaced genomic scaffold, SspV2 ctg172, whole genome shotgun sequence, the sequence TTGCCTCCAACATGACCCTTCCTTCCcaacgcatgacactcatcaatgacatgccctacatgcttacaattctcgcaaaacaatgggataTTATGGTCCCATGCTACTTTGTGTCTTGATTttttgcctaggatgtttagcatgatctcctccgtcagggggttggagatatcaatctcaacacatatcctagcaaaagagagccgggtttgattgattgtggcatgGTCCGCTTGTAACGGCTTGCCTAGTAGCTTCCGATCGCCAtaagggccgattcctcaaaaagaTGGGCCGGTAGTCCCATGATATTGCACCACACGGCAATGATCGGTGACTCAAAGAACGTATCAAAGTCCGGtgcccatttgaacaccctcattgggtgaatgtcaacaaaccaaaccggactcccattagggctacttaagaccttagcataatcagccatatcttggaattgaagtaggatgtgcttggcattcaagtatttccaagtgaaagaaccaactagccccataccccctatgcttttttgaatttggaaagaaGGGAGTGAGTGGGAAAACTTCCCAACAATGGCTAGTCCTTTTCTCCGAGAGATATTTCGTTTCAACATCGGtaaaggagagataaggtgtACCTTCAAGTCTCCGGCTGTCCCCAAAGGTGTGACCTTGCCGGCGTTGAGTGGGATTGGCTCGTTCTTATGGGTTTTGTGCATGTAGGCTCCCACCATGCACTCCGTCCCCCCATGTGCGAACAAGTTTTTAGCCTCCTTCCATGCATTCGCCGGCGGGACCAGGTTTTTCTGGCGGGTACTCCGGCGGACGGCCGTCGGTGCCATGGTCCTCTTGTCTCCATCAATGCCGATTTGAGTGTGGATAGCACATGGTGCTGATATGAATTCAAAATGCCATTTACCTCAAATGGACCATCATTCTCTTACCCGCAAAGTAACCTttgtcttttccttcttttgtgagtcacatgccaACCCATCCTCTAGCCTAGGCGTCACATGGAAAGGTGTACTTGCATTGGTCTCCTTGTTGACCATCTCATACTCCAAGCATGAGACATCAAGGTCCCGGCCagccggcgccggcgccggcgcaaTTCCGGCCATCCCCtcaccattttttttttcaaacacctttacggtggagggttcgtgggtccctcatccctatatttcataaGAGGTTGAGTACAGATcctggccacacccaaaagtggtgtgccaatACAAAGATTAGGAGTAGAAAGCGGTCCGGATCCAACaacccggacctcatcatactcccttccaaAAGACAAAATACAATTGAACAAAAACAAAAGATAAACACTCCTTCCTTCCTCGCAATAGTGCTACCCGTGTTCTTCAAACCGAACTCGAATGTTGGGTATTCCCATTTCTTCCATTCTAATGATGTCCTTTAGGGGTCTTGGAGCTGATTGGGCAGAGTAACAAAGGTAGCTTTGCTGGTCCAAGCCCATCTTAGCGAGCATATCCGCCGCTTGGTTCCCCTCCCGGGGGATGGATGAGACGCGGATGATGTGCTGTTGCTTGAAGAGGAAGAGCCGCGCCATGACCCGACGGACGTGTGCCGGCCCCCACGTTTTACCATTGAGGAGTTTGGCGACTTGCTCAGCGTCCGTCTCCATCCATATGAGCTGCGCTAGCTCGTTGGCAAGCTCGAGTCCACAATGAGCCACCATGAGTTCAGCCTCCAAAGCTGAGTGGGCATCGAGAGGGGTCGAGAAAGCCGCAAGCAACTTTCCGGTCCAATCACGGACCACTCCTCCCCCCTCCTGCTTTATCCAAAGCTTCCATGTATGCCCCATCCGTGTTAACCTTGATCCACGAGCCCTGGGGGGTTCCACTTGACCGGCATCACCAATGGTCTCGGCCCCCTTGAGACCGTCTGGCTCGGAATGCTCATTCCCAAATGCACCCCCTTCCAGTGTTTCGGCTTGATGGTCCCATTGGCCATGTTGTTGTGGATAAACATCTGAACTTGCCACACCACGTTGTACGATTTGAATTGGGTTTGCTCATGCCGGCTTCTGTTACGCTCCGCCTAAATgtaccaaaggatgaggtacgGAATGACTCGGCAGAGATGTTTTCTATCATCCTGTTGCATCCGGTGCGACCAGACCTCTAATCTATCCGGAATGGTGTCATTTATCCACAGAGAGGGTGCAGACCCTCCAAACCACCCGTCGAACTCTCGCCATACACAAAATGCACCTCGgccttggatgaagaggtgcTGAAGGGATTCAGTGTTAGGGCTCctggggcagcattggcattttgagGCCAGTTCGATCTTCCTCCACTGGAGTTTGGAGTCGACCGGGATGCGGTTCGACAGGAGGCGCCAGTTAAAGATTGCAATAGAGTTAGTCAGGCCGGCCCTCCAAATGTCATCGAGCCCCTGAATCCTTGGTCTATGTGTGCGAATGGTGTCCCATGTTGTTGCTAATGAGAATTCTCCAAGTCTAGAAAGGACCACCTTGGGATATCCGGTTCCCCAGCAATGACCGGAGTATCTAGGATCTGAGATATTACCTGCTGTGGTAGGCCGGCCTGGTCGTGAAGTTGTTTGAGCTTGGCTTCATTCCACTCGCCATCCATGAGAAAGTCCTCAACCAAGGAGTTGTGGTCGCCCCTCTCATCAAAACTTAGGGACCGAATAGTGGCGTCGCCcacccaaatgtcatcccaaaagtagatttTTCCTTTGCCCACCACCCATCTAATGTGAGGGTTCGCCTGATGTCTCGCTCGCATGAGTCTTTTCCAAGTTGGGCTATTGTGCCCGGAGGGGTTGCCGCAAGGGGGGAAGTCTTCGTGCAGTATTTCATCTTCATATATCTAGCCCAAAGCGAACTTTGCTCTCGAAAACGCCACCATAGCTTGATGTTGAAGGCACGGAGCACTTCTTTGGATTTTCGAACCCCGAGCCCCCCTTCAGAAGTCGGGAGGCATATCtgatcccatccaatccaatgtgttttctttctctcaTTTGTCGAACCCCAGAAGAACCGAGCTATCTGTTGGTCCAATTGCTTGAGAGCCCCGGAGGTTGGCTCGATAGCTTGGAAGATGTGGAGTGGCACCGCTTCGAGTGTGCTCTTGATGAgagtaagccttcctccaaacgaAAGATGACGGTGCGCCCAGCCCGTAACTCTCGCAGCAATCTTTTCCCGGAGGAACAAAAACATGTCTGTACGCTTCACCCCTCGATAGATAGGGACCCCAAGATAAAGGAAAGGGAAAGTACCTCGAGAAAATCCACCTTCGGCTTGGATTAGGTCGGCGCATCTCTCGTGTTTCTCGGCAATGTAGAAATTACTTTTTGCGAGGTTGATCTGTTGTCCAGAGATTCCCGCGTATTCATCAAGACATGCTCTGAGCCGTCTTAGCGGGGCTTCCGCCGGTTGAGTGAAGAAAATCACAATATCATCTGCATAGGCAAGGTGGCTAACCTCCATGGAGCCTCGTGAGGCCTTAAAAGTCATCTCCTTCTTCCCTAGGATTAATCTGTCCAAAGCCCTTGAGAGGTAATCCGCGGCAATCACAAACAGGGCGGTGTGAAATAGGGTCACCTTGTCTAAGGCCACGGGATGACTTGAAGAAACCGGAAGGAATTCCATTAATtaggaccgagaaccaacatGAGCCCACGCACCTCTCAATCATGGATATCCACCGGGTCGGGAATCCCATCCGGTCCAAAACCTTGATCAGAAGAGGCCACTGAACTCtgtcataggctttagccatgtcgaTCTTGATCGCAACATTGGGGGCTGGGGAGCTTCTCGATaactcatggaacatctcttgcgcTAGGAGGACGCTATCATTTAGCATCCGCCCTTTCACAAACCCGCTTTGATTTGGAGAGACAACCTGAGGGAGGGGGGAGTAAGTCTTCTCGTGAGGATTTTGGTTATGATCTTATTAGTGACATTGCACAAGCTAATGGGGCGGTAGTCGCTCCACGAGTCCGGGGCGAGCTTCTTCGGGATAAGCACGATGCTCGTGGCCGTGACGCTTCGGGGGAGGAAGGCCCGCCTAAAAAATTGCAGGATTGCGGCAACAACATCCATCCCAATAGAATCCCAACATGATTGATAAAAGGTGGCAGTGAAGCCATCCGGTCCTGGGGCACTGTCTCCGGAAATGTCAAAAACGGCTCTTTCCACTTCCTCGGCATTTGCTGGATCCGGTAGGGCATCCACCTCGGGTGATGGAGGGAGGCATTGTATCAAGCTCAGATCCGTCTCCAAGAGTGTGAGAGGCCCTGGGGCAAGGAGGTTTTGGAAGAATTCCACCACCGAGTTTCTAATCTCCAAGTCATCCGAGAGTTCTCTCCCCCCTACATTAATCTTGTGAATGCGCATCCGTAATCTCTTTTGTTtaacccagctttgatagaattTGGTATTCTTATCGCCTTCCGCTAGCCATCTAAGCGTCGCCTTTTGTCGCCAaaagtcctcctccatcttgAGGAGCTGGATATACATGGCAATACATTTGTTGACTTCGGTCCTATTCTCTGGGGAGGGCCTCTCCTCAAAGCCCGCTTGGGCAGCCACAATTTTTTCCTCCAAGGCCCGAAGGTTGTCATGAATGTTCCCGAAAACTGccttgttccactccttaaagGTTTTCTTTATTCGTGCAAGTTTGATTTGTAGATTAAGAAGTCCCTCAGCCCCCGTCGGTTGGCTCTAGTCTTCCCGTACCAGGTTCGCGAAACCCTCATGCCTagtccacatgttttggaaccggaacggTCTGCCCCCAGAATAGGTGCATGGGGTTTTACACCGGGCCAGAACGGGGCCATGATCCGAAGATACACATGGCAAGTTAGTCACCCTAGTCGCTTCGAAGAGATGTGCCCATGGTTCGTTCACCAAAATTCGATCAAGCCTTTCAAacaggccattcttggcccatgtgaaGGATGAGCCATCAAAGCCCGGATCCAGAACTCTGCAGTCTTCAATAGCTTCCGCAAAATCCACCATGTCGGCTTGTCGGTTAGTGTCACTTCCCACCCTATCACACGTCGAAAGAATGGTGTTGAAGACTCCCCCAACCATCCAAGGAGTATCTTCGGAAGCCACAGAAATTTCCCTcattttgtcccacaaaagtaCCCTCTCACCCCTTGTGCACTTCGCATATACTGCCGAAATACTAATGTGACCCGTGAGGCGGGGGACTCAACTCGGCCATGAAGGACCTGCTCCGTGTCACACTCAACACTAAAGCTTGCACCCTCTTCAACAAAAACCCAAATCTTCCCATTTATATTTGAGCCTTGGAAAACcagccccaaggccttggaGAACTTGTCCGGGTTTGGTGCCGTGaatggctccattattgcaagaaaattaaCATTATGAgacttaattaatctttttaaaacGTTTTGGGTGGGCGCgttcgcgatccccctaacgttccaaaacatgagattaaatgacataattaacaatggAGTTCGTACCCGGCAGGAGTAACGCCCCCCCTTGAATTTTGGTGCATTGTTGTTCTTGCTGAGCGTGACTTGACTCGTCCTCCGTGATTAGCATGGAGGGGCCTTCGGCGTAGGTGTTTGGCTGCCGCTCTACCTCAATGCTCTCTATATCATCGAACTCGTCTCCATCATAGGCTTCATTATCCATGAGTGAAGAATATTGGTTCGTGCTCATGTGACCTCCCCCTTCCACAATCCTCACGATTTTCCATTGAGGATGGTCGGGCCGGGCCCCTCGCACCATGCTTTTAACGGGCCAGCTGACCACTACGCGCATGCACACCCATGCCCTCGCACTAGGAGAGACGTCCCTTCGGGTATAGTGGAAAGGGAGGAATCCTGTCCGATGCTTGGAAGGAGTCCAGCCTTGTTTTCCTCCTTTCTCTTGTTGCTCACCCTCCTCCGGGTCGATAGGTTCGAGGAGTTTGCCTAGAATGTCCGGCCCCATCCGGTCGACTTCCCACGGCATCGCTTACCCTCGAGTCATTGTTGTGTTGATCCCCGGAATTTTTTCCTCTTCTTTGAGATCTCCATTCCTTACCATTCAAAAAGGTTTTTGGGGTATCTTGTGTCCCTGCTTTCCATTCTCGTATTGCGGTTGTTTGGGAGGGATGGGTGTTGTAGTTTTTCTTGACCGGCCTTTCCGTCTTGCCTACCGCATAACACACGTCACTTTTGTGTCCAACGTGTTTGCACTCCCGACAATAAAatgggatcttgtcccatttaaCTTGTTGCACCATCTCACGCCAGCAAATGTCTAACATGATCTCCTCGATGGGTGGCTTTGAAATGTCAATCTCGACGCAAATGCGGGCGAAGGACAGCCTAGATTTGTTTGCCGTGGCCCGATCGATTTGGATCGGTGTGCCCAATAGTTTGCCAATGGCGTAGAGCGCCGCTTGATCAAAAGGTGCATAGGAAGCCCACTtaagttgcaccaaattgccgcgatcAGAGACTCACAA encodes:
- the LOC121789204 gene encoding uncharacterized protein LOC121789204, translated to MGHTWKLWIKQEGGGVVRDWTGKLLAAFSTPLDAHSALEAELMVAHCGLELANELAQLIWMETDAEQVAKLLNGKTWGPAHVRRVMARLFLFKQQHIIRVSSIPREGNQAADMLAKMGLDQQSYLCYSAQSAPRPLKDIIRMEEMGIPNIRVRFEEHG